The following are encoded together in the Ignavibacteriales bacterium genome:
- a CDS encoding T9SS type A sorting domain-containing protein, which yields MRMFILLLLLSSAVWAQSYYMNVKMKDGTTKPYPISSIQKLTFYPTVGVQDLDKFKNALKTFTLLQNYPNPFNPTTTISYTIPKAGNVELKIFDINGQLVRSLVKEQKEVGVYKANWDSKNDADRTVASGVYICQVKYNNSLLAKKMLLLK from the coding sequence ATGAGAATGTTTATTCTGCTTCTTTTACTCTCCTCCGCTGTTTGGGCACAGTCTTATTATATGAATGTGAAAATGAAGGATGGGACTACAAAACCATATCCAATTTCATCAATTCAAAAACTTACATTCTACCCGACTGTAGGTGTTCAGGATTTGGATAAATTTAAGAATGCCTTAAAGACTTTTACTCTGCTGCAGAACTACCCTAATCCATTTAACCCAACTACAACTATAAGTTACACAATTCCAAAAGCTGGAAATGTTGAGTTAAAAATATTTGACATTAACGGACAGCTTGTTAGAAGCCTTGTAAAGGAGCAAAAGGAAGTTGGAGTTTATAAAGCCAATTGGGATAGTAAAAATGATGCTGATAGAACCGTAGCAAGCGGAGTTTATATCTGTCAGGTTAAGTATAACAACTCACTTCTTGCTAAAAAGATGTTGCTTTTAAAATGA